CAATAGACGTAAAAGATGGCGTGTTATGGTGCTGGCAACTGGAAAAGTTTAAATTCAAGTGGAAAAAGGACCTGCCGTATCCAGCATCTTACAGTCTGGCAGAAAAGAGGGGCAAGTTTGCCGGCAGACAAACAGTGTGCCATTCCACTATTTCTTAGGACTGGAATCGCCGGAACGTGACACACAGTATAGCTCTGATTGAGTAACGAATTACATCTAAAGACCAATATCAGGTATACATTGTTATTATCTTTGTAAAACTATATTATATCTAAAtctcaatgttaaaataataaaatgacaaaatcaTTACCTGTtgagaaatattgagaaaacatTACCTGTGCCTCAGAAAAATACAGATCATGATACTTTTCAATTAGTCATCTAACCCGTCAACTTATTTCTAGGTACGTAAAAGTTTGTTTCCACCGCGTCCAAAATTAAGGCGCAAAATACCTTCCAAAGATGAAGATCTATCGGATAGCAGTACAacgtcatcatcgtcgtcgtcgtcatcgctaGATTTAGTGTTTCCACATTCAGGACCTAATCCGAGCTTAGGTTCAAGTGTGGTTAAAACCAATAAAATCCATGCTCAAAACAAGAGGGTTAAAAATACAGCTCGTAAAACGTTACAAGATAGCGTTCGGAAAGTGGCACTCAAAGAGGTAGATTTTATGCCAAAAGCAAGGGAAGTCTGTTCCATGCAAAGCCCAATAAATTTGGAGAAAAGCACGTCtcattttgtgaacaattttgaacatgACAAAGGTAGAAAAAGGCGCGTATCAAACTGTGTTTTTACTAATCACACACGTATTAATAAAAAACGTTGTGACGAAAGTTCAATGAAACTTCAATCTGAAGGAGTGAAAAATCTTCATTTCGAGTTGTTGAAAGATTCTGGGTTCAGTTCTTGTTCTAGCCAGGAACGAACTCCCATGGAAGAGAAAAATCTTCAGTTCTGTGACGTCAGCTCGCAGGAAATTGTACTGAATGTAAATAAAATAGAAGATAAAGACAAAAATGCTAGGACAGGCTCGGAAGCTTTGAGGGCAAACTCGCAACCTGTTACCGACTTACCAACTAATGCAGGTTTGGAGAGTGATCGGCTCACAATAGGTCGGATAGACAAAAGTCGGTCAGAGGGTATGCTGGAATTGCATTCTTCTGACCTAAGCGCAACGCTTGCCAACTCGGAGAATAATTTAGGATTTTGTATTTTCTGTTTGTCGGAACCAAAGAATAGCGTATTTGTGCATAGCAACTTTGTGCATCTTTGCTGTTGTTATAAATGTGCCATCAAGGTGTGGAAACAGCGAAAAGCATGTCCAATATGTAATTGTAAAGTTAAAAATGTGATGAAACTTTTTGTACATTGATGGGCTAAGAATATAGATTTTTGGTCACTCTATTCGACTCAAGGATTTTCTGTAGCAACACATTGGATTCATAAGctgaatattattaattttaaagattGGTTCTGTAATGCATTCGAATCGAATGATCGTTCAGCAATTTTCTACTGTATTTCAAGAatacatttaaccctctaacgcccagagctgtttgcttatcgtaaaaaaagtaaatggcTAAATTTTGGTACAATATTGCAGGAAATACTTAACTTTGACCCATACACATCGAATTggtgcaaaaaagttgaatttgaagtggtgcaccagagcaccatcaggaagatgagcaacttttttttaaatcacaaaatcttgttttcttcaaatctattggttcagttgtttgaaaatgcttcgaaatgtgttagaaactacttattctttgctgtaagaccatatttctgaagtatgaattacaaattcaaaaatctctgcattttcagatttctttgattggttcattcaaaactcacaaacaaccattttcatgaaaaataataataataaaaccatcggtctaataacaatgttttgtcttgtttatgaatagtcaaaacgtttataaacttttgttgtggtaaaaataagctttttctgtaatttagaaaaaagtgctcctaaatatttagttgctcatatgcctaggtggtgctctggtgcaccaaatgaaaaaaggttgaaaaacactcaaaattggtccaaactcacaatgttattcacaggggttcttgtccaaggttcaaatgatagcaaaacattttttgtttcataaaattttgtgtttggtaatttttacgggcttttgaaaacaggtcttatttatttccctaaaatttgaccatttttgtttacatttcgtactgtaactttgcttgtgcttgaccaaatttgataaaatttagggAGATGATAGTATACATTCTACGTGAACACCTGCAACTTGAAGCACAATGAAAAGTTGTGTcagttccgagatatttgagttcaaagttttggtgctctggagtaaccatgggcgggagAGGGTTAAAAATAAGATTAGCCGGTGGCAATGTACGGCAAATTTGACCAGATTCTCGGCGAAAAATGACAGAAGTGCCGAAGTTTGCAATActaacttaaattttcttgttttgctaaaactgatcaaaaatcaaattattcgctctacagcattgtcttggcgttctcgattgcaagattcctactcgaaactaagtgtccgaaggcttgattgttgaggcaattgcaaacctctttttacaccttagcttccatccaccccgggattcgaactgacgacctttggatccaactgcctatcagcgactccaccgagacaggacccagggagacgactcctacacctggactgagctaacgacctaaccttttttttggttagtccggggccaatatttacttcccgtccgacggaaggcgtgatcagacaaatctcgtctcgaaaaatgccaccgggaccttctgggatcgaacccaggccgactgggtgagaggcaatcacgcttacccctacaccacgggtccaggGTTGCTAAAACTGAGTGTGTAGTTATTTTGCGCTAAATATTGTTAAACTGTcctgaaaaatttgaaattttcccaaaatggTCAAAGCAAGCTGAGGTTTTCCGCTATCACTCACAAAACAAATAAGAAGTGGTTGCCTGCAGGGGTCGGTTGTGAAGAGgtgagcgtggttgcctctcactccagtcggcctgggttcaatctcATTCGACCCCGTCCGCATTTCTTAAGACGAGAAATGTGTCATAccgccttccatcggatggggccTCAGTTGTTGTTAGGTCTTTAGATCATTCCAGGTGCAGAAGTCGTCTCCCTTGTATATGTACAAGCAACACATCAAGCCGAGCATACGGTAGAGACGCTGGTCGGCGGTTAGACACGAATtctaaaggtcgtcagtttgaatcccggggtggaggGGTCCATATAGTAATCTAGTCACATAAattcgaattctgaaacggaatctaattagaatcgtatacgaattccatttcaaacgcaacaaccgctTCCATGCTCTATGTTGCGTTTGAACCGAAATTGCGAATTGCCATTCTAAtaagattccgtttcagaattcagaCTGGGAAGAAGAGGTTTAGATGCTCTAtccattcttttttttctttgattctCTGGAGTGCCTAGGACCAAGcggaaattatttgtttatcgAATGCACAAAGATTCAAGTTAGTGAATCCGTAATTCTGcaattacatttttaatgtaCCGTCATCAGCTGTCGGGGGGAGAGATTGAgtcataaaaatttcagcattttggtGACCCAATCTCGtggcaggccaaggattgatacctaagagcatgcaatggcactgaccttgttgcgtacTCTTCGGTTGACATCCAGGTAACTTACCTgaggtaaggaacatcctggaaggatcGCAACTAACCaaatccgtagttctgttagatcattcgaattatcttgatcagaacagtacagctctggttccttgcaagtgtcctattttcttacctccacgttggcttggtttagccATCATGATGACAAAGTGTAACCTAGCtagtggcctgtggaaacggttCGTAAACCTTTagccaccgcgggtcagagtcgagacggctaaaagaaaggggcgcgacaatttGGGAAAGAGAAGTAATTTGTATTGTctacggtattgttttgattcgcagtatgttgagtcaactgctgtggatgtacctgaaacatcactGAACGGAGTTTCTATTCTTTCCATTTTTATCTACCATCTAtcttctgtttttgttttgctcaacAGATTCAAACTtattcactgattcttctgttTCTTTACTATCCAcaatttggttttgattttattaactcttgattctcttaactctcaacgcttttccactatATTTGACTAACtaatactgctgtaacaaactgtcagttttcccttaatttggtagCAATGTCAATTCGGTTTATCATTTGCCTTTTCTTtatatatctagagttttttttattaggtcctataaacatataaaagacaatagtttattggtcctttaaaaaaaactctggatatctatttgaataatttcatcTGTCCTATAAGTTGTTcttaatacaatctaagctaacctctattttttaactattatttatttctacactgaaaatacgccacacgtttaattcaagtgcccaaacacttgaataattgaataaagccacatcatagatttaattgatttgtgtttcaacatcaatccaaaccactatcaaatgcaagtgtttgggcgattgacttttttggtattttttgacatgttattGTCGTTggggtggctcaagcttttcaagtgttttgctcatgaatttgtcccactgccttgaactattcaaagtgatgaggaaaacacttgaaattaatcttaagatctacccaaaacaggcactgttcaaagtcaacgtgattttCCTCTTGAATTTAATATGTTTCActgaaatttcaagtgttttgcgatttatatttgagtgctctgtacagcagggccagatcaaGTGCGAAACACTTCGATGCGCTGTGggagttttgctcagtgtacaTCTACTACATAAATCactacactgagcaaaactcaCACAGCGCATCGAAGTGTTTCGCACATGATCTGACCCTGCAGTACAGAGCACttaaatatcaatcgcaa
This is a stretch of genomic DNA from Culex pipiens pallens isolate TS chromosome 1, TS_CPP_V2, whole genome shotgun sequence. It encodes these proteins:
- the LOC120430883 gene encoding E3 ubiquitin-protein ligase Mdm2-like isoform X1, whose product is MSSCDVEKMGWSVKKHCNSGRKISEIYITLAKESPIRVLESDEDFYNSLNEQETDICHDSSDTSDCESESHYSSASQISHAGSVNTITTMQVLEYEVASATQSENETSDGTSSGTDDYILAAFAQAVADNSSASEFAILADTEESDDQSWDNDFTPADYWKCVKCKNKQNNPMYRYCEKCYQVRKSLFPPRPKLRRKIPSKDEDLSDSSTTSSSSSSSSLDLVFPHSGPNPSLGSSVVKTNKIHAQNKRVKNTARKTLQDSVRKVALKEVDFMPKAREVCSMQSPINLEKSTSHFVNNFEHDKGRKRRVSNCVFTNHTRINKKRCDESSMKLQSEGVKNLHFELLKDSGFSSCSSQERTPMEEKNLQFCDVSSQEIVLNVNKIEDKDKNARTGSEALRANSQPVTDLPTNAGLESDRLTIGRIDKSRSEGMLELHSSDLSATLANSENNLGFCIFCLSEPKNSVFVHSNFVHLCCCYKCAIKVWKQRKACPICNCKVKNVMKLFVH
- the LOC120430883 gene encoding E3 ubiquitin-protein ligase Mdm2-like isoform X2, encoding MQVLEYEVASATQSENETSDGTSSGTDDYILAAFAQAVADNSSASEFAILADTEESDDQSWDNDFTPADYWKCVKCKNKQNNPMYRYCEKCYQVRKSLFPPRPKLRRKIPSKDEDLSDSSTTSSSSSSSSLDLVFPHSGPNPSLGSSVVKTNKIHAQNKRVKNTARKTLQDSVRKVALKEVDFMPKAREVCSMQSPINLEKSTSHFVNNFEHDKGRKRRVSNCVFTNHTRINKKRCDESSMKLQSEGVKNLHFELLKDSGFSSCSSQERTPMEEKNLQFCDVSSQEIVLNVNKIEDKDKNARTGSEALRANSQPVTDLPTNAGLESDRLTIGRIDKSRSEGMLELHSSDLSATLANSENNLGFCIFCLSEPKNSVFVHSNFVHLCCCYKCAIKVWKQRKACPICNCKVKNVMKLFVH